DNA from Aquaspirillum sp. LM1:
TGGAAAAGAAAGGCATGAACACCGGCCTGTTCGTCATCCATCCGCTGACCGGCGAGAAGCTGCCGGTGTGGGTGGCCAACTACGTGCTGATGGGCTATGGCGAAGGCGCGGTGATGGCGGTGCCGGCGCACGACGAGCGTGACTATGCCTTTGCCAATAAATACCAACTGCCGATGGTGCAGGTGCTCAAGCCCACCACTGAGGGTCTGCCCGAATTCGACGCCACCGTGTGGCACGACTGGTACGCCATCAAGGAAGACGGTGCCACGGTCACGGTAAACTGCGGCAAGTACGACGGCCTGAGCGTCAGCGCCGCCTTTGACGCGATTGTGGCCGACCTGGCCGCCAAGCAAGCCGGCGAAAAGAAAACCCAATACCGCCTGCGCGACTGGGGTATCAGCCGCCAGCGCTACTGGGGCTGCCCGATTCCCATCATCCATTGCGACAGCTGCGGCGACGTGCCGGTGCCGGACGATCAATTGCCGGTGGTGCTGCCGGAAGATGTGGTGCCGGATGGCATGGGTTCGCCGCTGGCCAAAATGCCCGAGTTTTACCAAACCACTTGCCCGTGCTGCGGCAAGCCGGCGCGCCGCGAAACCGACACCATGGACACCTTTGTCGAGTCCAGCTGGTACTTTGCCCGCTATGCCAGCCCGGATTGCACCACTGGCATGGTCGATGAGCGCGCCAATTACTGGATGAACGTTGACCAATACGTCGGCGGTATCGAACACGCCATCCTGCACCTGCTGTACGCGCGTTTCTTCAACAAGCTGATGCGCGACGAAGGCCTGCTGAACAACACCGAGCCGTTCCAGCGCCTGCTCACCCAGGGCATGGTGATTGCCGACACCTTCTACCGCGATCTGCCGGACGGCAAGAAAGACTGGATCAACCCGGCTGACGTGGACATGCAGCGCGACGGCAAGGGCAAGATCATCCAGGCCGTGCTGCGCGCCGATGGCCAGCCGGTGGTAATTGGCGGCACGGAAAAAATGTCCAAGTCCAAGAACAACGGCGTGGACCCGCAAGCGCTGATCGAGCAATACGGTGCCGATACCGCCCGTCTGTTCATGATGTTCGCCGCGCCGCCCAGCCAGAGCCTGGAATGGTCGGACGCCGGCGTGGAAGGCGCGTTCCGCTTCCTCAAGCGGCTGTGGAAGGGGGTGCATGAACACGTGGCCACTGGCGTCACTGCGGCTTATCAGGGCGGCGAACTGAGCGCTGGCGACAAAGCCCTGCGCTTCAAGCTGCACAGCACCATCCAGAAGGTCAGCGACGACTACGGCGTGCGCCAGCAGTTCAACACCGCGATTGCGGCGGTAATGGAGCTGCTCAACACCCTGGACAAGGCCGAGCTGTCCGCCGAGCAAGGCCGCGCCGTGGCGCAGGAAACGCTGGAGGCCGCCGTCATGCTGCTGGCCCCGATTGTGCCGCACATCACCGATGCACTGTGGACGGCCTTGCGCCCCGACACCACGCTGGAAGCCCAGCGCTGGCCGAAAGTAGACGCCAGCGCGCTGGTGCAGGACGAAATCGAGCTGATGGTGCAGGTCAACGGCAAGCTGCGCGGCAGCATCACCGTGGCCAAGGACGCCGACCGCGCGGTGATCGAGGCCGCTGCGCTGGCCAATGAGAACGTGCAGAAATTCACCGAAGGCCAGCCGCCCAAGAAAGTGGTGGTGGTGCCGGGCCGTCTGGTGAATATCGTCGTATAACCCTCGGGCGCGGGCTGAACCCGCGCTGTTTTCTTCCTGCTGGAGTATTACGATGAATCGACGTGCCTGGCTGCTGGCTACCCTGGCGTGCGCGCTACTGAGCGCCTGCGGCTTTCACCTGCGTGGCGTGGGCGGCGAGCTGCGTCCGCTGCCGTTTGCCAGCCTCTGGCTGGCCAGCGCCGGCTCCCAGCTGCATCCGCACCTGGAGCGCCAGCTACGCTTCCGTCCGGATGTGCAGATGGTCTCACAGGCCAACGCAGCAGAAGCCGTGCTGTCAGTGACCGACGAACGCACCGCCAAGGATATCCTGACCATCAACCGGGGCGGCAAGGTCAACGAGTATGAACTGACCTATCGGGTGACGGTGCGGCTGAGCAAGAACGGCCATGGCTACGGCGAGCCGATTACCGTGCTGACCCGGCGCGAGTTCAGCTATACCGACAGCCAGGTACTGGGTAAGGAACAGGAAGAACAGCTGCTGTTCCGCGATATGCGCGACGATGCCGCCACGCAGATTGTCCGCCGGCTGGCTGCGCTGAAACCGGTGGTGGAGCCCGATGCCATCAAGAAGCCTTGAGCAACTGCCGCGTGACCTGGCTGCCGGCCTGGCCCCGCTGTATGTGATACATGGCGAGGAAATGCTGCTGGCGCTGGAAGCCGCCGACAGCATCCGCGCCGCCGCCCGCGCCCAGGACTACGACGACCGCGAAGTGCTGACGGTGGAAAGCCAGCACTTTGACTGGTCACGGCTGGTGGAAGCCTCGCTGAGCGTGTCGCTGTTTGCCAGCCGCAAGGTGCTGGAAGTGCGCCTGCCAGGCGGCAAGCCTGGCAACGAGGGTGCCGAGGCGCTGGTGAAGTTTGCCGCCCGCCTGCCAGAAGACACCATCACCCTGATCCTGCTGCCCAAGCTGGACAAAACCCAGCTGAACAGCAAGTGGTTTGATGCGCTGGCAGCCGTTGGCGTGGTGCTGGCGGCGCATGCAGTCGATCGTCAGCACCTGCCGCAATGGGTGGCGGGTCGGCTGGCGCGCCAGCAACAGCGGCTGAACGACGAGGCCATGCAGTTTTTTGTCGAACGGGTGGAAGGCAATCTGCTGGCCGCCCGTCAGGAAGTGGACAAGCTGGCGCTGCTGTTTCCGGCGGGTGCCACGCTGACGCTGGCCGACCTGCAAAGCGCAGTCGCCAATGTGGCTCGCTACGATGTGTTTCAGCTGTCGGAAGCCTGGCTGGCCGGCGACTGTGTACGCACCGCGCGCATGCTCGATGGCCTGCAGGCGGAGGGGGAAACCCCGGTGCTGGTGGTGTGGCGGCTGGCGGACGAGTTGCGCGGGCTGATCCGGATTCGCCAGGGCCTGCGCGAAGGCCGGCCCATGGCACAACTGCTGCGGGAAAACCGGGTGTGGGGTGAACGCCAGCGCCATATCGAGCATGCCTTGCGCCGTCTGTCGCTACGTCGGCTGGCTGACGCCTTGCGCGACTGCAGTGTGATTGACCAGTCGATCAAAGGGGCCGCCGAGCATGACCCATGGCTGTTGCTGCACCGGCTGGCGCTGGGGCTGGCGGGCGTGGGCCGCTGAGGCGGATTGGACAGCGAGGCAGAGGCAGGACAAACAAAAACCCCTTGTGGCGACACAAGGGGTTTTTTGCAGCAGAACCGGCAATCGGGGAGATTACAGGGTCAGGCCACCGGTGATTTCAATCGCAGCACCGTTGATGTAGCTGGCTTCGTCGGAGGCGAGGAAAGCGTACAGGTTGGCGATTTCTTCCGGCTGAGCCATGCGCTTCATCGGCACGCGGTCTTCCATGGCCTGGATGACTTTTTCCGGCATGGCTTTCAGGATCGGGGTGGCGACAAAGCCAGGGCACACGGCGTTGGCGCGGATGCCCTTCTTGCCCAGTTCCTTGGCCCAGGTCTTGACGAAACCAATCACGCCAAACTTGGTGGCAGCGTAGTTGGTCTGGCCGAAGTTGCCATACACGCCAACCACGGAAGAGGCGTTCAGGATCACGCCGCCGCCTTGAGCTACCATGGTGTCGATCACGGCCTTGGCGCAGTTGTAAACGCCCTTCAGGTTGATGTCCACCACCAGATCAAACTGCTCGTCGGTCATCTTGGTCAGCTGGGCGTCCTGCACGATACCAGCGTTGTTCACCAGCACGTCGATGCGGCCAAAACGGGCCTTCAGGTCGCCGACCATGTCGTTGATCTGGGACTTGTTGGTCACGTTGACGATATAACCGACGGCTTCACCACCTGCTGCCTTGACTTCATTGACGGTTGCGTCAATTGCTTCCTGGTTCAGGTCACACACGGCGACGATGGCGCCTTCTTGTGCAAACTTCAGGGCGGTAGCCTTGCCAATGCCGCTGGCACCACCGGTGATGATCGAAACTTTCCCTTTCAAACGCATGGCGCAATCCTTAAATTCAGAGGGGTTGGGATAAAGCATGTCCGGCCTTCCGCATATCGGAAGGGCCGGACTCGCTCTCACTCCACCATCGACCTTCAGCTGTGCTGTATTTTGGGTCGTTATTATATTTATTGTTTGTGATGCTTTTGTTGTGATTCGACCGCTATCTTGCGGTTCGTTTCTCCTCTACCGGGCGGCGTGGCCCGAAGAATGGCTGCAATATACCGCAGCCTTACGCACCGGTAAAGGCATAACTCTAAAACAGGATTCACTTAGCGTGACGCTCACGGAAAGCCGATGCTTTCCGTTAACGTAAACCTGGCTGACACTGGGGTAAAACCCTCCCCGCCGCCAGCCCGGCGCTTACTCGATACCCTTGCTGCCCAGGTAGTCTTCGTAGCCGCCCGTGTAGTACTCGTAGCCGCCCTTGCCATCGAGTTCCAGCACCTGAGTGGCCAGCGAACTGACAAACTCACGGTCGTGCGAAACAAAAATCAGCGTGCCCTTGTATTTTTCCAGCGCCATATTCAGCGACTCGATCGACTCCATGTCCATGTGGTTGGTCGGTTCGTCCATCAGCAGCACATTGGGCTTTTGCAGAATCAGCTTGCCGTACAGCATGCGGCCCTTTTCGCCACCGGACAGCACGCGCACATTCTTTTTCACGTCATCGCCGCCAAACAGCAGCCGGCCCAGCGTGCCGCGCACCACTTGCTCGTCGTCGCCGTCCTGGGTCCACTGGCGCATCCATTCGGC
Protein-coding regions in this window:
- a CDS encoding beta-ketoacyl-ACP reductase, giving the protein MRLKGKVSIITGGASGIGKATALKFAQEGAIVAVCDLNQEAIDATVNEVKAAGGEAVGYIVNVTNKSQINDMVGDLKARFGRIDVLVNNAGIVQDAQLTKMTDEQFDLVVDINLKGVYNCAKAVIDTMVAQGGGVILNASSVVGVYGNFGQTNYAATKFGVIGFVKTWAKELGKKGIRANAVCPGFVATPILKAMPEKVIQAMEDRVPMKRMAQPEEIANLYAFLASDEASYINGAAIEITGGLTL
- the lptE gene encoding LPS assembly lipoprotein LptE, with translation MNRRAWLLATLACALLSACGFHLRGVGGELRPLPFASLWLASAGSQLHPHLERQLRFRPDVQMVSQANAAEAVLSVTDERTAKDILTINRGGKVNEYELTYRVTVRLSKNGHGYGEPITVLTRREFSYTDSQVLGKEQEEQLLFRDMRDDAATQIVRRLAALKPVVEPDAIKKP
- the leuS gene encoding leucine--tRNA ligase; the encoded protein is MQEHYLPREVETAAQTRWDHHQIFKAVEDASRPKFYCLSMFPYPSGKLHMGHVRNYTIGDVLSRYKALNGFNVLQPMGWDAFGMPAENAAMKHNVAPAAWTYENIAYMKQQLKSLGFAIDWEREVTTCKPDYYRWEQWLFTRLFQKGLIYKKNGVVNWDPVDQTVLANEQVIDGRGWRSGALVEKREIPMYYFKITAYADELLADLDTLDWPPQVVTMQKNWIGKSFGADITFAYDEASIGHAGQLKVYTTRPDTLMGATYVAVAAEHPLATQAAQGNAELTAFIAECKSGSVAEADMATMEKKGMNTGLFVIHPLTGEKLPVWVANYVLMGYGEGAVMAVPAHDERDYAFANKYQLPMVQVLKPTTEGLPEFDATVWHDWYAIKEDGATVTVNCGKYDGLSVSAAFDAIVADLAAKQAGEKKTQYRLRDWGISRQRYWGCPIPIIHCDSCGDVPVPDDQLPVVLPEDVVPDGMGSPLAKMPEFYQTTCPCCGKPARRETDTMDTFVESSWYFARYASPDCTTGMVDERANYWMNVDQYVGGIEHAILHLLYARFFNKLMRDEGLLNNTEPFQRLLTQGMVIADTFYRDLPDGKKDWINPADVDMQRDGKGKIIQAVLRADGQPVVIGGTEKMSKSKNNGVDPQALIEQYGADTARLFMMFAAPPSQSLEWSDAGVEGAFRFLKRLWKGVHEHVATGVTAAYQGGELSAGDKALRFKLHSTIQKVSDDYGVRQQFNTAIAAVMELLNTLDKAELSAEQGRAVAQETLEAAVMLLAPIVPHITDALWTALRPDTTLEAQRWPKVDASALVQDEIELMVQVNGKLRGSITVAKDADRAVIEAAALANENVQKFTEGQPPKKVVVVPGRLVNIVV
- the holA gene encoding DNA polymerase III subunit delta, producing MPSRSLEQLPRDLAAGLAPLYVIHGEEMLLALEAADSIRAAARAQDYDDREVLTVESQHFDWSRLVEASLSVSLFASRKVLEVRLPGGKPGNEGAEALVKFAARLPEDTITLILLPKLDKTQLNSKWFDALAAVGVVLAAHAVDRQHLPQWVAGRLARQQQRLNDEAMQFFVERVEGNLLAARQEVDKLALLFPAGATLTLADLQSAVANVARYDVFQLSEAWLAGDCVRTARMLDGLQAEGETPVLVVWRLADELRGLIRIRQGLREGRPMAQLLRENRVWGERQRHIEHALRRLSLRRLADALRDCSVIDQSIKGAAEHDPWLLLHRLALGLAGVGR